One window from the genome of Tachysurus vachellii isolate PV-2020 chromosome 5, HZAU_Pvac_v1, whole genome shotgun sequence encodes:
- the im:7147486 gene encoding zinc finger protein 423 codes for MLGLQETRPAGTSSTKSYSCVACSATFHGLASLLVHQASHASELSSPLGSTSPVCSHCGGLFASKELLDTHQCMLLPPPVNQDLHICECGERFHDICSIQEHKKTHEMKTSTEPDNVSSIKIEVMTDGCHSAPVLSAENSTSNGTEESLHVHPQTLSKTEEKKDCISTSNVAPLQNLLSERHQDRLLQTHVSSPMISTDAHCDFFKNNNKLEENESLSSSDSEESQKQSTVTNKKTLLKMLASAYMSHRHPAQIKWGQNKRALPPRKVSPRAPAQSPEAMSTSNPECSVNQLRQKVAKCVPSRDGCILSHKIFSNKSSVISVTKALCPVVALETRQKLYRDNVEGRHQCGICRKVFQNKDSLIIHHALHRKERVKFCRRCQEFVISVISVPDSHICTGSAGTANSFLTVMYPQKLFHCKLCNRSYTRRHRLKTHKCQWFSTSARRDATARNIRWRPNAREQDSAIRDSTSHVNVAVNTEVNSIKTEESAESPEKDKIQMNTNSFKSETSPKSFPPFLPNKSKFASESKENVNETLKREKSINSSSSESDERVESNTEGSDLLQRGQWTIPLDDDAEMDVPTDEENCNNLEEAPKENTDDEVIILEPSVNCGTTNSTPSTIKDYQVHVSAGGIRRFSCNRCQKSYSRRFTLNQHLMICRSRKLIEPNTYGNVSANILGMKKKFPCPHCGSSFTRKDNMNMHRKRCQSMRGTKTLEGNGMLEKQNQAAQGNMFVLPPVSKSQVNQEGSSNVGGRSWGIMSLPSVLPRKVTCECGASFTCPRLLFEHLQMHALESYICSHCGENLQSWADFEAHQQLHLQTSSPKTEAKGSPQQSHMQPPFQQEPNMQTTVQNSRETQDQFKSRLNHRRVTGPYVCHRCKKIFRLRKSLLRHLTRSCKGDSTTENKHCCSRCGMTFQNSLAQDIHMRGNTCTPAFKPLRCPVCVRWFSSLEGLKRHLLSHSQEESLTCQICGQKCSSHAALEEHKRSVHNINKGSESPTVQSAHVSQSSSSDAFRCQICQRSYPKLQSLKDHLRKVHRPKHLNPGSVGNFEFKELSRGIVQHSQSKQFQCHVCTRTYQDIQSLKNHRRRVHRILGGGLQPSRGNLQQSHSNPFQCQICSRTYPDIRSLRNHRRRVHRILGGLGLEIYKGSTPQNQGSLFKCQICQRSYPDIEALNNHKRREHCILRDVLESADMDATHMEQSQSDVFHVTDPSENFEAIE; via the coding sequence ATGCTTGGGCTACAGGAAACGAGACCAGCTGGGACGTCATCCACTAAATCGTACAGCTGTGTGGCATGCTCAGCCACATTTCATGGCTTAGCATCACTCTTGGTACATCAAGCATCTCATGCCAGTGAACTTTCTAGTCCTTTAGGATCTACATCACCTGTTTGCAGTCACTGTGGTGGATTATTTGCAAGCAAAGAACTTCTTGATACACATCAGTGCATGCTGTTGCCTCCTCCTGTAAATCAAGATTTACACATATGTGAATGTGGGGAAAGGTTTCACGACATTTGTTCTATTCAGGAGCATAAAAAGACACACGAAATGAAAACGTCTACAGAGCCAGATAATGTTTCTTCTATAAAAATTGAAGTTATGACAGATGGCTGCCACTCTGCTCCAGTTCTTTCTGCTGAGAACTCAACGTCCAATGGTACTGAGGAGTCACTTCATGTGCACCCACAGACGCTTTCTAAAAccgaagaaaaaaaagactgtaTATCTACATCAAATGTAGCTCCTTTGCAGAATCTCCTCTCAGAACGGCATCAAGATAGGTTGCTACAAACACACGTGTCTAGTCCTATGATTTCCACAGATGCACACTGTGActtctttaaaaataacaataagctTGAGGAAAATGAAAGTCTGAGTAGTTCTGACAGTGAAGAATCACAAAAACAGTCAACAGtaacaaataagaaaacactTCTTAAAATGCTTGCTTCTGCCTATATGAGCCATAGACACCCAGCCCAAATTAAATGGGGCCAAAATAAGAGGGCCCTTCCCCCCCGAAAAGTTTCACCTAGAGCGCCTGCACAATCTCCAGAAGCTATGTCAACATCAAACCCTGAGTGCTCTGTTAATCAGTTAAGACAAAAGGTTGCAAAATGTGTCCCCAGTCGAGATGGTTGCATACTATCACACAAAATTTTCTCCAACAAAAGCAGTGTTATATCTGTGACCAAGGCTTTGTGCCCTGTGGTAGCACTCGAGACCCGTCAAAAGCTTTACAGGGACAATGTTGAAGGAAGACATCAGTGTGGGATCTGTCGCAAGGTTTTTCAAAACAAGGACAGCTTAATAATACATCATGCCTTGCATAGGAAGGAACGAGTAAAATTTTGTCGCCGTTGCCAGGAATTTGTCATCAGTGTAATTTCTGTTCCTGATAGCCATATCTGTACTGGATCTGCAGGAACAGCCAACTCTTTTCTCACAGTAATGTATCCACAAaaattatttcactgtaaattgTGTAATCGGAGTTATACAAGGCGCCACAGGCTTAAAACACATAAATGTCAGTGGTTCTCTACTTCGGCCCGAAGAGACGCTACAGCCCGAAATATTAGGTGGAGGCCtaatgcaagagaacaagactCAGCAATAAGGGACTCAACAAGCCATGTAAATGTTGCTGTGAATACTGAGGTTAACTCTATCAAGACCGAAGAAAGTGCAGAGTCTCCAGAGAAGGACAAAATTCAGATGAACACTAACTCATTTAAGTCTGAAACATCACCCAAAAGTTTCCCACCTTTTCTTCCTAATAAATCTAAATTTGCGTCGGAgtcaaaagaaaatgttaatgaaacgttaaaaagagagaaatccATTAACTCTTCATCCTCTGAATCTGATGAAAGGGTGGAGAGTAACACAGAAGGAAGTGACTTGTTACAAAGAGGCCAGTGGACTATACCacttgatgatgatgctgaaatGGATGTGCCGACCGATGAAGAAAATTGCAATAATTTAGAGGAGGCGCCCAAGGAAAACACTGATGATGAAGTCATTATTTTAGAACCATCTGTTAATTGTGGAACAACAAATTCAACACCTTCAACAATTAAAGATTATCAAGTGCATGTTTCTGCTGGTGGAATAAGGCGTTTTTCCTGTAACAGGTGTCAGAAAAGCTATTCTAGGCGTTTTACGCTAAATCAGCACCTTATGATTTGTAGATCAAGAAAATTAATAGAGCCAAATACTTATGGAAACGTGTCAGCTAATATCCTTGGTATGAAGAAAAAATTTCCATGCCCCCATTGTGGTTCATCATTTACTCGTAAGGATAATATGAATATGCACCGAAAAAGATGCCAATCCATGAGAGGTACAAAGACACTGGAGGGAAATGGGATGCTAGAAAAGCAAAATCAAGCTGCCCAGGGAAATATGTTTGTGTTGCCACCAGTTTCAAAGAGCCAAGTGAACCAGGAGGGCAGTAGTAATGTTGGAGGTAGAAGCTGGGGCATTATGTCATTACCGTCTGTGCTCCCCCGAAAAGTGACCTGTGAGTGTGGTGCTAGTTTTACTTGCCCTAGACTTTTGTTTGAACATCTGCAAATGCATGCACTAGAGTCTTACATTTGTTCCCATTGTGGTGAGAATTTGCAGTCATGGGCTGATTTTGAAGCTCATCAGCAATTACATCTGCAAACTTCAAGCCCGAAAACTGAGGCCAAAGGATCACCGCAGCAATCACATATGCAGCCTCCGTTTCAACAAGAGCCAAATATGCAGACAACGGTGCAGAATTCAAGAGAGACTCAAGATCAGTTTAAGTCACGTTTAAATCACAGGCGCGTCACAGGGCCATATGTTTGCCACAGGTGTAAGAAAATCTTTAGATTACGCAAGTCTTTGCTACGGCACTTAACACGGAGTTGCAAGGGAGATTCTACTactgaaaacaaacactgttGTTCCCGCTGTGGCATGACTTTCCAAAACTCTTTAGCCCAAGATATCCACATGCGAGGAAACACTTGTACCCCTGCTTTCAAACCTCTTCGATGCCCAGTGTGTGTACGTTGGTTTAGCAGCCTAGAAGGACTTAAAAGACACTTGTTGTCACATAGCCAAGAAGAAAGTTTGACTTGTCAGATTTGTGGTCAGAAGTGCTCCAGCCATGCTGCACTTGAGGAACATAAACGTAGTGTCCATAACATAAACAAGGGTTCTGAGTCACCTACTGTTCAGTCAGCACATGTTTCCCAAAGCAGCTCATCAGATGCCTTTCGCTGCCAGATATGTCAACGCAGTTACCCAAAACTCCAATCCCTGAAAGACCATCTAAGAAAGGTTCATAGACCAAAACACCTAAACCCAGGCAGTGTTGGCAATTTTGAGTTCAAGGAACTGTCAAGAGGCATTGTGCAGCATAGTCAGTCCAAACAGTTTCAGTGTCACGTTTGTACTCGCACCTACCAAGATATTCAGTCCTTGAAAAATCACAGGAGGAGGGTTCACCGCATTCTAGGAGGTGGGCTACAGCCTTCAAGAGGAAATCTACAGCAAAGTCATTCCAATCCATTTCAGTGTCAAATCTGTTCACGCACCTACCCTGACATAAGGTCACTGAGAAACCACAGGAGGCGGGTTCATCGGATCCTGGGTGGTCTCGGTCTTGAAATATACAAGGGGAGTACTCCTCAAAATCAGGGTAGTCTTTTCAAGTGCCAGATTTGCCAGCGCAGTTATCCAGATATAGAAGCACTAAATAACCACAAAAGAAGGGAACATTGTATTTTAAGGGATGTACTCGAGTCAGCAGACATGGATGCCACACACATGGAACAGTCACAGTCGGATGTTTTTCATGTCACAGATCCCAGTGAAAATTTTGAAGCTATTGAATAA